The Chryseobacterium aureum genome contains a region encoding:
- a CDS encoding DedA family protein, which yields MEDFNSWKDLLNPEFYIKMGGFWLILFIVFAETGLFVGFFLPGDSLLFVSGIYAVEIIKETFGSTGSDFLDTTLLASGVALAAVIGNEVGYYFGRKAGPALYKRPDSMLFKKKYLYQAHDFFEKHGALAVIMARFLPVVRTFTPIVAGIVKMDKKEFLRDNIIGAVLWSFILIFAGHYLDKLFMEQFGINLKEKLEYIIIVIVLVTTLPVIIKFVFGKKDDFSKYENKDSE from the coding sequence ATGGAAGATTTCAATAGCTGGAAGGATTTACTAAACCCTGAGTTTTATATAAAAATGGGAGGGTTTTGGCTTATTTTGTTTATTGTTTTTGCTGAAACAGGCCTTTTTGTAGGATTTTTCCTGCCTGGAGATTCACTATTGTTTGTTTCAGGGATCTATGCCGTTGAAATCATCAAAGAGACTTTCGGATCTACAGGAAGCGATTTCTTAGATACCACATTATTAGCATCAGGGGTTGCTCTGGCAGCTGTTATCGGAAATGAAGTAGGATATTATTTTGGGAGAAAAGCAGGTCCCGCCTTGTACAAAAGACCGGATTCAATGCTTTTCAAAAAGAAATACCTTTATCAGGCACACGATTTCTTCGAAAAACATGGTGCATTAGCCGTAATCATGGCGAGATTCCTGCCTGTTGTAAGAACATTTACACCCATTGTAGCAGGTATTGTGAAGATGGACAAAAAAGAGTTTTTAAGAGATAATATTATCGGTGCTGTATTATGGTCATTCATTCTGATCTTTGCCGGGCATTATCTGGATAAGCTTTTTATGGAACAGTTTGGGATCAACCTAAAAGAAAAACTGGAATATATCATTATCGTCATTGTTTTGGTAACAACGCTTCCTGTGATTATTAAGTTTGTTTTCGGAAAAAAGGATGATTTTTCTAAATATGAAAACAAAGATTCTGAATAA
- a CDS encoding alpha/beta hydrolase — MKKLVLRYHFFVMGCIGFLLQSCNTKFRVWVGPDGQQKIYNLKYGAHKRQKMDVFLPKDYAEDSPVVLMVHGGAWTLGKKEHMIQIQKMLFQNRIPSINMNYRLVSAKKKITYKEQLEDIGLAIEKFNSLAGKAELQPNNYILLGESAGGHLALLYGYKHPEQIKKIISLSGPTDFYSSGYLKSFYSKYTSPTFQKVVGTQFDRKNISEAFKEASPIANITNIPTLLFQGNNDFLVNPHQGIAMDSALTHMNIPHKFIFMKGAGHVPRLFSKRKRDSIIYPNILEWIKK; from the coding sequence ATGAAAAAACTCGTTCTCAGATATCATTTTTTCGTTATGGGATGCATTGGATTTCTCCTGCAGTCCTGTAATACAAAATTCAGAGTATGGGTAGGTCCCGATGGCCAGCAGAAGATTTACAATCTGAAATATGGCGCGCATAAAAGACAGAAAATGGATGTCTTTCTCCCAAAAGATTATGCCGAAGACTCCCCTGTAGTTCTTATGGTTCATGGCGGTGCCTGGACATTGGGTAAAAAGGAGCATATGATTCAGATTCAGAAAATGCTTTTTCAAAACAGAATTCCGAGCATCAATATGAATTATAGACTGGTTTCTGCCAAGAAAAAAATCACGTATAAAGAACAGCTTGAAGATATTGGTCTTGCTATTGAAAAGTTCAATTCTTTGGCCGGAAAAGCCGAGCTTCAACCTAACAACTATATTCTTCTCGGAGAAAGTGCAGGTGGACATCTGGCATTGCTTTACGGATACAAACATCCTGAGCAGATAAAAAAAATTATCTCTCTAAGCGGTCCTACAGATTTTTACAGTTCAGGGTATCTTAAATCCTTTTACTCCAAATACACCTCTCCTACTTTTCAAAAGGTTGTGGGAACCCAATTTGACCGTAAAAATATATCTGAAGCTTTTAAGGAAGCCAGTCCCATTGCCAATATAACCAATATCCCTACGCTCCTTTTTCAGGGGAACAATGATTTTTTGGTCAACCCGCACCAGGGAATTGCCATGGATTCGGCACTTACCCATATGAATATTCCTCATAAGTTTATATTTATGAAGGGTGCCGGGCATGTGCCAAGGCTTTTCAGTAAAAGAAAAAGAGACAGCATTATCTATCCGAATATTCTGGAATGGATCAAGAAATAG
- a CDS encoding serine hydrolase, translating to MRSQFHILAFWGLLCLFSTFCSLKAQEQTRFNSFNQEKKKEEIDSIIKAFAGINKFNGTALVHYQHQNIFERSYGWQDAGKKIPNQDKSVYQIASLTKSFTALVIVKLNEEGKLTFKDPISKFIPDYPRGNEITIEHLLTHTSGIYEVLRNTTYFNMLHTGKSIAKSKALSFFKNEPLDFEPGSQFSYTNSGYIVLGMIIEKITGLSYENAVRKNILEPLKMTHTGFDYSALKSPYKTVPYSYISKTKQERTQVWNSTLTGPAGQIYSTVEDLYRYYMGMRDYKIVSKEAFKKATTPYLSGYGYGWFIDDLYGKKLINHGGNIEGSTSYFAMLPDDDLCIILLNNITSKKLEKAGNTILAALLGQLYTLPQPKKEVTLSADILKKYTGDYKLSDHSVIHILSENGQLFIQYDKNPKIRMLAEKEDIFFLQDDDSEISFIFKEGEKGVITIKKGLSSKTAEKQ from the coding sequence ATGCGAAGTCAATTTCATATTTTAGCTTTTTGGGGGCTGCTTTGCCTGTTCAGCACATTCTGTTCTTTAAAGGCTCAAGAGCAAACCCGTTTCAACAGCTTTAACCAGGAAAAGAAAAAAGAAGAAATAGACAGCATTATAAAAGCATTTGCAGGCATTAACAAATTTAATGGAACAGCTTTGGTTCATTATCAGCATCAAAATATTTTCGAAAGATCATATGGCTGGCAAGATGCCGGAAAAAAGATTCCTAACCAGGACAAAAGTGTATATCAGATTGCTTCTTTAACCAAATCTTTTACGGCCCTGGTTATTGTAAAGCTCAATGAAGAAGGAAAACTTACTTTCAAAGATCCCATCTCCAAGTTTATTCCTGATTATCCCAGAGGAAATGAAATTACCATTGAACATCTCCTTACCCACACTTCGGGAATTTATGAAGTGCTGCGCAATACAACATATTTCAATATGCTTCACACCGGAAAATCCATAGCCAAAAGTAAAGCGCTTTCTTTTTTTAAGAATGAACCCCTGGATTTCGAACCCGGTTCTCAATTTTCGTATACCAATTCCGGGTATATTGTATTAGGAATGATCATTGAAAAAATAACGGGTCTCTCTTATGAAAACGCAGTAAGAAAAAACATCTTAGAACCGCTGAAGATGACTCATACAGGCTTTGATTATTCAGCGCTGAAAAGTCCGTATAAAACGGTTCCATACTCCTATATTTCAAAGACAAAACAGGAAAGAACCCAGGTGTGGAATTCTACATTAACAGGGCCTGCCGGACAAATTTATAGTACCGTTGAAGATTTATACCGTTACTATATGGGCATGAGGGATTATAAAATTGTTTCCAAAGAAGCATTTAAAAAAGCGACTACGCCCTATTTGAGCGGTTACGGATATGGATGGTTCATTGATGATCTGTATGGTAAAAAGCTCATTAACCACGGCGGAAATATAGAAGGTTCCACCAGTTATTTTGCGATGCTTCCTGATGACGACCTCTGCATTATCCTTCTGAACAATATCACCAGTAAAAAGCTGGAGAAAGCAGGAAATACTATTCTAGCAGCTCTTTTAGGGCAGCTCTATACCCTTCCCCAACCCAAGAAAGAGGTAACTTTAAGTGCTGACATCCTTAAAAAATACACCGGAGATTATAAACTTTCCGATCATAGCGTGATTCATATTCTGAGTGAAAACGGGCAGCTTTTTATTCAGTATGACAAGAACCCCAAAATAAGAATGCTTGCTGAAAAAGAAGACATTTTTTTTCTACAGGATGATGACTCCGAGATTTCTTTCATTTTCAAAGAAGGAGAAAAGGGCGTTATTACTATTAAAAAGGGTCTTTCTTCCAAAACAGCAGAAAAACAGTAG
- a CDS encoding tetratricopeptide repeat protein, which yields MDQNWENQLQNIWLQLGTASSEDFIQQIREHTELLTDEHSQAIADFERACAFDSTGHEKEAEPLYRSALDHGLTGLRRRRARIQLASTLRNNGKTAESIRILREEKMNYSDELDDAIDAFLALSLSSTGEHKEALSLALKALSKHLPRYNTSLSRYAENL from the coding sequence ATGGATCAAAACTGGGAAAATCAATTGCAAAATATCTGGCTTCAACTGGGAACAGCAAGCAGCGAAGATTTTATTCAGCAGATCAGGGAGCATACGGAATTGCTTACTGATGAGCATTCGCAAGCCATTGCTGATTTTGAAAGAGCATGCGCTTTTGATTCCACCGGACATGAAAAGGAAGCGGAGCCGTTATACAGATCTGCCCTGGATCATGGATTAACGGGGCTTCGGAGAAGAAGAGCAAGAATTCAGCTGGCAAGCACATTAAGAAACAATGGGAAAACAGCAGAAAGCATCCGGATTTTAAGGGAAGAAAAAATGAATTATTCTGATGAGCTGGACGATGCCATAGATGCTTTTTTAGCACTGTCCCTTTCTTCAACCGGAGAACACAAAGAAGCTTTATCCTTAGCATTGAAAGCACTATCAAAACATTTACCGAGATACAATACCTCTTTGAGCCGTTATGCTGAAAACCTGTAG
- a CDS encoding DUF808 family protein: MASGFFAILDDIAALMDDVAVTSKVATQKTAGILGDDLAVNAEKATGFLSSREIPVLWAITKGSFINKLIILPIVFLLNWLYAPAINYVLILGGFYLAFEGVEKVIEFLFHRDKKGHEVIEEIEEDEKSSEEIEKEKVKSAITTDFILSIEIVIIALGTVLEESHPFITQILVTSLVAFIATVGVYGIVALIVRMDDAGFKLIKKSHDKGFFGKLGHLLVKALPIVIKILGVVGTIALIMVAGGIFLHRIEFFHGILPTWPDVLKELTLGIAGGLIAVAVFTLGKGIYSLVAKK; the protein is encoded by the coding sequence ATGGCATCAGGCTTTTTTGCAATTTTAGATGACATTGCAGCATTGATGGATGATGTAGCAGTTACCAGTAAGGTTGCTACCCAAAAAACAGCAGGTATTTTAGGTGATGACCTGGCTGTAAATGCAGAAAAAGCCACTGGCTTTCTTTCTTCAAGGGAAATTCCGGTTTTATGGGCCATTACAAAAGGTTCTTTTATCAACAAGCTGATCATCCTACCCATTGTTTTTTTACTCAATTGGTTATATGCTCCTGCGATTAACTATGTACTGATCCTTGGAGGATTCTATCTGGCTTTTGAAGGCGTTGAAAAAGTTATTGAATTTCTTTTTCACCGTGATAAAAAAGGTCATGAAGTTATAGAGGAAATTGAAGAAGACGAGAAAAGTTCTGAAGAAATTGAAAAAGAGAAAGTAAAATCGGCCATTACAACGGATTTTATCTTATCAATCGAGATTGTTATCATAGCTTTAGGAACGGTATTGGAAGAAAGTCATCCTTTCATTACGCAGATTTTAGTAACGAGTCTGGTTGCCTTTATCGCCACTGTTGGAGTTTACGGAATTGTAGCTTTGATTGTCAGAATGGATGATGCGGGATTTAAATTGATAAAGAAAAGTCATGATAAAGGTTTTTTCGGAAAGCTTGGACATCTGTTAGTGAAGGCTTTACCTATTGTTATTAAAATATTAGGGGTTGTAGGAACGATTGCTTTAATAATGGTTGCCGGGGGAATTTTTCTCCATAGGATTGAATTTTTCCATGGCATACTTCCAACCTGGCCAGATGTTTTGAAAGAGCTTACCCTTGGTATTGCAGGCGGACTGATAGCGGTTGCCGTATTTACTTTAGGAAAAGGAATCTATTCTTTAGTGGCAAAAAAGTAG
- the dnaJ gene encoding molecular chaperone DnaJ has translation MSKRDYYEVLEISKSASADEIKKAYRKMAIKYHPDKNPGDKEAEEKFKEAAEAYEVLSDDQKRARYDQFGHAGVGGNGGFGGGGFGGGMNMEDIFSQFGDIFGGGFGGFGGGGGGRQQVKGSNLRIRIKLNLEEMVNGTQKTIKVKKMKMAEGATSKTCPTCNGSGVQLKVMNTMFGQMQTQTTCGTCQGIGKVADKIPAGANAQGLIKDEEEITINIPAGARDGIQLNVRGKGNDAPFGGVPGDLLVIIEEEIDQVIKREGDNLHQELYVSFAEAALGTKKEIPTVGGKVKITVDPGTQSGKILRLAGKGLPSIDSYGKGDMFIHINVWTPQKLTKEQKDFFEKQMSSGEMVAEPSGKEKTFFDKVKDLFN, from the coding sequence ATGTCAAAAAGAGATTATTACGAGGTTCTTGAGATCAGCAAATCTGCATCTGCCGACGAAATAAAGAAAGCATACCGTAAAATGGCCATTAAATATCACCCTGATAAAAATCCTGGGGATAAAGAGGCTGAAGAAAAATTTAAAGAAGCTGCTGAAGCTTATGAAGTTCTGAGCGACGATCAGAAACGTGCAAGATATGACCAGTTCGGTCATGCCGGAGTAGGTGGAAATGGCGGTTTCGGAGGCGGAGGCTTCGGGGGTGGAATGAACATGGAAGATATTTTCAGCCAGTTTGGCGATATTTTCGGTGGTGGTTTCGGAGGATTCGGTGGCGGCGGTGGAGGCCGTCAGCAGGTGAAAGGTTCTAATTTAAGAATCCGAATCAAGCTGAACCTTGAGGAAATGGTAAACGGCACTCAAAAAACCATCAAAGTAAAGAAAATGAAGATGGCAGAAGGTGCCACTTCAAAAACATGTCCTACCTGTAACGGTTCCGGTGTTCAGTTAAAAGTAATGAATACCATGTTTGGTCAAATGCAGACTCAAACTACTTGTGGCACCTGTCAGGGAATCGGAAAAGTTGCTGACAAAATTCCGGCAGGAGCCAATGCACAAGGTCTGATCAAAGACGAAGAGGAAATCACCATCAACATTCCGGCAGGAGCAAGAGACGGAATTCAGCTTAATGTAAGAGGAAAAGGAAATGATGCTCCATTTGGAGGAGTTCCGGGAGACTTATTGGTGATCATTGAGGAAGAGATCGATCAGGTAATCAAAAGAGAGGGCGATAATCTTCACCAGGAACTGTATGTTTCATTTGCAGAAGCCGCTTTAGGAACCAAAAAAGAAATTCCTACTGTGGGCGGAAAAGTAAAAATTACTGTTGACCCGGGAACCCAGTCCGGAAAGATCTTAAGATTAGCCGGAAAAGGACTTCCAAGTATCGACAGCTATGGTAAAGGAGATATGTTTATCCACATCAATGTCTGGACGCCGCAGAAGCTTACTAAAGAGCAGAAAGACTTCTTTGAAAAGCAGATGTCCAGCGGAGAAATGGTAGCAGAACCATCCGGAAAGGAAAAAACTTTTTTTGATAAAGTAAAAGATTTATTCAATTAA
- a CDS encoding nucleotide exchange factor GrpE → MENQDINEESINNQEENNVQNDAASQDNVTATLSPEELLAEEKDRYIRLYAEFENYKKRTTKEKMEFFQYANQEMMVSMLGVLDDFERALKEIAKNGNPADLQGVELIYQKFKNKLTEKGLKTMEVKAGDSFDVDFHEAITQIPAPSEDLKGKIVDVIETGYTLGDKVIRFAKVVTGN, encoded by the coding sequence ATGGAAAACCAGGATATTAACGAAGAAAGCATCAATAATCAGGAAGAAAACAATGTTCAGAATGACGCAGCCTCTCAGGACAATGTGACAGCTACTCTTTCTCCAGAGGAACTTTTGGCAGAAGAAAAAGACCGTTACATCAGATTGTATGCTGAATTCGAAAACTATAAAAAAAGAACGACGAAGGAGAAGATGGAATTCTTCCAGTACGCCAACCAGGAAATGATGGTTTCAATGTTAGGGGTTTTAGATGATTTTGAAAGAGCCTTAAAAGAAATTGCGAAAAACGGAAATCCGGCTGACCTGCAAGGTGTAGAACTGATCTATCAGAAATTCAAAAATAAACTTACCGAAAAAGGCTTAAAAACAATGGAAGTAAAAGCTGGTGACAGCTTTGATGTTGATTTCCATGAAGCGATTACTCAGATCCCTGCTCCATCGGAAGATTTGAAAGGAAAAATCGTAGACGTTATTGAAACAGGGTATACTTTGGGTGATAAAGTAATCCGTTTTGCAAAAGTAGTAACAGGAAATTAA
- a CDS encoding Nramp family divalent metal transporter, whose amino-acid sequence MNFNIKSAWRKDKTTHSLSEVYSSIKVPKNATFWRKYLAFAGPGLMIAVGYMDPGNWATDIAGGAQFGYTLLSVILISNIFAVVLQHLSVKLGVVAERDLAQACRDHFSPTTNFMLWVFCEIAIAACDLAEVIGSAIALNLLFHIPLTWGIVITTVDVLIILLLQSKGFRWIESIVGGLIFIILACFVYEIIISQPAFNEILGGLVPQKEIIQNPAMLYIAIGILGATVMPHNLYLHSSIVQTRDYTRDTKGKKEAIKFATLDSTVSLMLAFFINAAILILAAATFHTTGNEHVADIHDAYKMLTPILGASMASIAFAIALLASGQNSTLTGTLAGQIVMEGFLNIRLKPWLRRLITRLIAVIPALIVAILYGEQGTTELLVLSQIILSMQLSFAVVPLVMFTNDKAKMGEFVNKPFLKICVWIISIIIIVLNLYLLYQTFTS is encoded by the coding sequence ATGAATTTCAATATAAAAAGCGCCTGGCGAAAAGATAAAACAACCCATTCCTTATCAGAGGTTTATTCATCTATAAAAGTTCCTAAGAATGCCACTTTCTGGAGGAAATATCTTGCATTTGCAGGACCGGGACTTATGATTGCGGTAGGATATATGGACCCCGGAAACTGGGCTACCGATATTGCAGGAGGAGCGCAGTTTGGGTATACGTTACTTTCAGTGATTCTTATTTCTAATATTTTCGCAGTAGTTCTGCAGCATTTGTCTGTAAAACTCGGCGTAGTTGCAGAAAGAGATCTTGCACAGGCCTGCAGGGATCACTTCAGTCCTACCACCAATTTTATGCTCTGGGTATTCTGCGAAATAGCCATTGCCGCCTGTGATCTCGCCGAAGTCATTGGCTCCGCCATTGCATTAAACCTGTTATTCCACATCCCGCTGACCTGGGGAATTGTCATTACAACGGTGGATGTTTTGATCATTCTTTTGCTTCAGTCCAAAGGATTCAGATGGATAGAGAGTATTGTAGGAGGGCTTATATTTATTATCCTTGCATGTTTTGTTTATGAAATTATCATTTCACAGCCTGCTTTCAATGAGATCCTGGGAGGTTTGGTTCCACAGAAGGAAATCATTCAGAATCCTGCCATGCTTTACATTGCGATTGGAATACTGGGAGCTACGGTAATGCCTCATAACCTCTATCTGCACAGCAGTATTGTACAGACAAGAGACTATACCCGTGATACAAAAGGGAAAAAAGAAGCCATAAAATTTGCCACGCTGGACAGTACGGTTTCGCTGATGCTGGCTTTCTTCATCAATGCGGCAATCCTTATTCTGGCTGCTGCCACATTCCATACAACGGGTAATGAACATGTTGCGGATATTCATGATGCCTATAAAATGCTTACCCCTATTCTGGGAGCATCCATGGCCAGTATTGCTTTTGCCATTGCTTTATTGGCTTCCGGGCAAAACTCTACACTCACAGGAACTCTTGCCGGGCAAATTGTAATGGAAGGCTTCCTGAATATCAGATTAAAACCATGGCTGAGAAGGCTTATTACTAGACTTATTGCGGTAATTCCGGCACTTATCGTAGCGATTCTCTACGGTGAACAGGGAACAACTGAGCTGCTGGTTTTAAGCCAGATAATCTTATCCATGCAGCTTAGCTTTGCCGTTGTTCCATTGGTGATGTTTACCAATGATAAAGCTAAAATGGGTGAATTTGTAAACAAGCCTTTCCTCAAAATCTGTGTATGGATTATTTCCATCATTATCATTGTTCTGAACCTGTATCTGCTCTATCAGACGTTTACTTCGTAA
- a CDS encoding OmpA family protein, whose protein sequence is MSLNVIDLIKGQLGPALVSQAASQFGESESGISKAIGGLLPAVVGGLANNADKPGVVDAITQASSSGILGNLLGGASSNPIISNLLSSIFGDKVGALVNSIASFSGISNSSAGSLLNLVTGATVGTVGKYAADNNLGASGISSLLNDQKGIISSLLPAGLSLASFGLGAENWFGQAKETVSSVTSTAKDNIAEGVATARENVSEGAREVRERFENNNNDNQGGGSIWKWLLPLLLLVAAAYFLWKQCEKKQTTTTTTTTSDSASASSTTDTAATTATATPAATPAKTDEDIDLNGVMLKGYKGGMEDQMIAFLKSGGYKNAADDSALKDKWYDFDHVNFKMGSSTELEAGSQGQLDNLVAILKAFPEAKIKVGGYTDKTGNEASNVKLSKARAEFIKAALTKAGVGAQVIAADGYGSQFAKVDAKASDAERAADRKMSIRFAK, encoded by the coding sequence ATGTCTTTAAATGTCATTGATTTAATTAAAGGACAATTAGGTCCCGCATTGGTTTCACAAGCTGCATCACAGTTTGGAGAAAGTGAATCCGGTATTTCTAAAGCCATTGGCGGTTTATTACCTGCTGTAGTAGGTGGATTAGCCAATAATGCAGATAAGCCTGGCGTTGTGGATGCAATTACACAAGCCTCTTCAAGTGGAATTTTAGGAAATTTATTAGGGGGAGCCTCCAGTAATCCTATTATCTCTAACTTGCTATCTTCTATTTTTGGAGATAAGGTAGGTGCTCTGGTAAATTCCATAGCAAGTTTTTCGGGGATCAGCAATAGTTCTGCAGGTTCTTTGTTAAACCTCGTGACTGGAGCTACGGTAGGTACAGTAGGAAAATACGCAGCAGACAATAATTTGGGTGCTTCAGGTATTTCCAGCTTACTGAACGATCAGAAAGGCATTATTTCCTCTTTACTGCCGGCAGGTCTTTCTTTGGCATCCTTTGGATTAGGAGCTGAAAACTGGTTTGGCCAGGCGAAGGAAACGGTTTCTTCAGTAACTTCCACAGCTAAAGATAACATCGCAGAAGGTGTAGCTACAGCTAGAGAAAATGTTTCTGAAGGAGCAAGAGAAGTAAGAGAAAGATTTGAAAATAATAACAACGATAATCAAGGCGGAGGCTCAATCTGGAAATGGTTGCTTCCGCTTTTATTATTGGTAGCAGCTGCCTATTTCTTATGGAAACAGTGTGAGAAAAAGCAGACAACGACTACAACAACCACTACGTCTGATTCTGCCTCTGCAAGCTCTACTACTGATACAGCGGCTACAACTGCTACGGCAACGCCTGCGGCGACTCCTGCTAAAACCGATGAAGACATTGATCTTAACGGAGTTATGCTAAAAGGTTACAAAGGCGGTATGGAGGATCAGATGATTGCATTCCTGAAATCCGGCGGTTATAAAAATGCTGCTGATGATTCTGCGTTGAAAGATAAGTGGTATGATTTCGATCACGTAAATTTCAAAATGGGAAGTTCTACCGAGCTTGAAGCAGGTTCTCAGGGACAATTGGATAACCTGGTAGCGATTCTTAAAGCTTTCCCTGAGGCAAAAATCAAAGTGGGAGGTTATACTGATAAAACTGGAAACGAAGCTTCTAACGTAAAATTATCAAAAGCAAGAGCTGAATTCATTAAAGCTGCTTTGACTAAAGCTGGAGTGGGTGCACAGGTGATTGCTGCTGACGGTTACGGAAGTCAGTTTGCTAAAGTAGATGCAAAAGCTTCTGATGCTGAAAGAGCTGCCGACAGAAAAATGTCGATCAGATTTGCAAAATAA
- the proS gene encoding proline--tRNA ligase has product MAKLTSRSEDYSKWYNELVVKADLAENSGVRGCMVIKPYGYAIWEKMRDEMDKKFKETGHVNAYFPLFVPKSLFEAEEKNAEGFAKECAVVTHYRLKTDPDNPSKLIVDPDAKLEEELIVRPTSEAIIWNTYKNWIQSYRDLPILINQWANVVRWEMRTRLFLRTAEFLWQEGHTAHATKDEAIEEAEKMNKVYADFAENFMAIPVIQGLKTPSERFAGADETYCIEALMQDGKALQAGTSHFLGQNFAKAFDVKFTNKEGKIEHAWATSWGTSTRLMGALIMTHSDDFGLVLPPTLAPIQVVIVPIFKGEEQLEQISEVALDIQAKLRAKGISVKFDNDTQNKPGWKFAEYELKGVPVRIAMGPRDLENKSVEIARRDNLTKEVRSIDGLDSYIEELLKTIQQDIYNKAFEFRKNNITKVDTYEEFKKVLEEKGGFIYAHWDGTAEEEEQIKDETKATIRCIPLDDDVEEGTSLISGKPSKRRVLFAKAY; this is encoded by the coding sequence ATGGCAAAATTAACCTCAAGAAGCGAAGATTACAGCAAATGGTATAATGAGCTGGTTGTAAAAGCTGATTTAGCTGAAAACTCAGGCGTGCGTGGATGTATGGTGATCAAACCGTATGGCTATGCAATCTGGGAAAAAATGCGTGATGAAATGGATAAAAAGTTCAAGGAAACAGGTCACGTTAACGCATACTTCCCGCTTTTTGTGCCCAAGAGCTTGTTTGAGGCTGAGGAAAAAAATGCAGAAGGGTTTGCAAAAGAATGCGCTGTTGTTACCCACTACAGATTAAAAACGGATCCGGACAATCCGTCCAAACTGATTGTAGATCCGGACGCAAAACTGGAAGAAGAACTTATCGTTCGTCCTACTTCAGAAGCTATTATCTGGAATACTTACAAAAACTGGATTCAGTCTTACAGAGACTTACCGATACTGATCAACCAATGGGCAAATGTGGTTCGCTGGGAAATGAGAACTCGTCTTTTCTTGAGAACTGCTGAATTCCTGTGGCAGGAAGGGCACACCGCTCACGCTACCAAAGATGAAGCCATTGAAGAAGCTGAAAAAATGAATAAGGTATATGCAGATTTTGCAGAAAACTTTATGGCTATTCCTGTCATCCAGGGATTGAAAACACCTTCTGAAAGATTTGCAGGAGCTGACGAAACGTATTGTATTGAAGCATTAATGCAGGACGGAAAAGCTTTACAGGCAGGAACTTCACACTTCTTAGGACAGAATTTCGCGAAAGCATTTGATGTAAAATTCACCAACAAAGAAGGAAAAATTGAACATGCATGGGCTACATCGTGGGGAACTTCAACGCGTCTGATGGGTGCTTTGATTATGACGCATTCTGATGACTTCGGATTGGTACTCCCTCCTACCCTGGCACCAATTCAGGTGGTAATTGTTCCGATCTTTAAAGGAGAAGAGCAGTTAGAGCAAATCAGTGAAGTAGCATTGGATATTCAGGCTAAACTGAGAGCGAAAGGTATTTCGGTGAAATTCGACAATGACACTCAGAACAAACCGGGCTGGAAATTTGCAGAATACGAATTGAAAGGAGTTCCTGTAAGAATTGCAATGGGGCCAAGAGATCTTGAAAACAAATCTGTAGAAATTGCAAGAAGGGATAACCTGACAAAAGAAGTACGTTCTATTGATGGTCTTGATTCTTATATCGAGGAATTATTGAAAACCATTCAGCAGGATATCTATAACAAAGCTTTTGAATTCAGAAAAAACAATATCACCAAAGTAGATACTTACGAAGAATTCAAAAAAGTACTGGAAGAGAAAGGAGGATTCATTTATGCCCACTGGGACGGAACGGCTGAAGAAGAAGAGCAGATTAAGGATGAAACGAAGGCAACCATCAGATGTATACCTCTGGATGACGATGTAGAAGAGGGAACATCTCTGATATCCGGAAAACCTTCTAAGAGACGTGTATTATTCGCAAAAGCTTATTAA